The Thalassotalea psychrophila genome window below encodes:
- a CDS encoding DUF1254 domain-containing protein, producing MMKKFLLSMLVACTIALPAVADVPVTVPAAKSYVNNLSLDQRIDHHRAIESMIWSMPLMNMIAMREGMANAGVGFNDVAYHSSVQTWTEQFTTNNNTVPYVYTFWNVSEGPVVIEIPATYKGIPLVGAFLDAWQRPTEDFGPTGFDGGYGGKYVMLPPNYDGSYPAGYIPIQQKTYNGYSLIRPVVKNFKPETMATMIELVKQIKIYPLSEAGKPAKTKYIDVAGKHIDALPKFDASYFVDLHKVLQEEKLEERDKVALGMLRELGIEKGVEFNITKAQQNALNEAAKDAHMYMINEYLDESASIAYEGTNWSNAVPDEGNTHMTTLTWNFPNYLSYNSRGAGYNFFYSAMKKLGKATYYLKSSRDKDAVRLNGSNDYVLTVPKDVPAKRFWSVTAYSNDDATWFDNQPKGGVDSASGQLKTNADGTTTIYFGAKAPKGKEGNWVPTTAGREYFLYFRFYGPTAAAYGEWKLNDLVKVH from the coding sequence ATGATGAAAAAATTTTTACTTAGTATGCTAGTTGCTTGTACAATTGCTTTACCTGCTGTAGCGGATGTACCCGTTACTGTTCCTGCGGCAAAAAGTTATGTTAATAACTTATCTTTAGATCAACGTATTGACCATCACCGAGCCATTGAATCGATGATTTGGTCAATGCCATTAATGAATATGATAGCGATGAGAGAAGGCATGGCGAATGCAGGAGTTGGCTTTAATGATGTCGCTTATCACTCAAGTGTACAAACATGGACTGAGCAATTTACCACTAACAATAATACCGTGCCTTACGTATATACCTTTTGGAATGTTAGTGAAGGTCCTGTTGTGATTGAAATTCCGGCAACGTATAAAGGCATTCCATTAGTTGGTGCATTTCTTGATGCTTGGCAACGTCCTACTGAAGATTTTGGTCCTACAGGTTTTGATGGTGGATATGGCGGTAAATACGTAATGTTACCACCAAACTATGACGGCTCTTATCCTGCTGGATATATTCCTATTCAGCAAAAAACTTACAATGGCTATTCGTTGATTCGACCAGTTGTGAAAAATTTCAAGCCTGAGACAATGGCAACGATGATTGAGTTAGTGAAGCAAATCAAAATTTATCCATTAAGTGAAGCAGGTAAACCAGCTAAAACGAAATACATTGATGTTGCAGGTAAACATATTGATGCTTTGCCAAAATTTGATGCGAGTTACTTTGTAGATTTGCATAAAGTACTACAAGAAGAAAAGCTTGAAGAGCGTGATAAAGTTGCGCTGGGTATGCTGCGTGAGCTAGGTATTGAAAAAGGTGTAGAATTCAATATCACTAAAGCGCAACAAAATGCACTCAATGAAGCGGCTAAAGATGCACATATGTACATGATTAATGAGTACTTAGATGAATCAGCAAGCATAGCTTATGAAGGGACAAATTGGTCTAACGCCGTTCCTGATGAAGGTAATACTCACATGACGACTTTGACTTGGAATTTCCCTAACTATTTATCGTATAACTCTCGAGGTGCAGGTTATAACTTTTTCTACTCTGCTATGAAAAAGCTAGGTAAAGCTACGTATTACTTAAAATCTTCACGCGACAAAGATGCTGTTCGTTTAAATGGTAGCAATGATTATGTTTTAACCGTACCAAAAGATGTACCAGCAAAAAGGTTTTGGTCTGTTACCGCCTACTCAAACGATGATGCAACTTGGTTTGACAATCAACCTAAAGGTGGTGTCGATTCAGCATCAGGTCAATTAAAAACCAATGCTGACGGTACAACCACGATTTACTTTGGTGCTAAAGCGCCTAAAGGAAAAGAAGGCAACTGGGTACCTACTACAGCGGGACGTGAATACTTCTTATATTTCCGTTTCTATGGTCCAACAGCGGCTGCATACGGAGAGTGGAAATTAAACGATTTAGTTAAAGTTCACTAG
- a CDS encoding glucose 1-dehydrogenase, with protein MRLENKITLVTGGGSGIGEAVCMQFANNGAVVAVSDVNQQSAEKVALAIRENGGQAMAFALDVTCEESWNATIAQIVEQQGKLDVLVNNAGIGIPGNIEDQTMDEWKLTEKVNVHGVFLGMQKTIDVMKDNGGGSIVNISSIDGLVGDAMAIAYNASKGSVRLMTKSAALHCAKRQHSIRVNSVHPGYILTPLVQDKMLEADPAWRDEYIEQKVSRVPMGGMGEPDDIAHGCVYLASDEAKYVTGAEIVIDGGFTAA; from the coding sequence ATGAGATTAGAAAACAAAATAACTTTGGTAACCGGTGGTGGCTCAGGTATTGGCGAAGCCGTATGCATGCAGTTTGCTAACAATGGTGCTGTTGTTGCAGTATCTGATGTAAATCAACAAAGTGCTGAAAAAGTGGCATTGGCAATAAGAGAAAATGGCGGTCAGGCAATGGCGTTTGCATTGGATGTGACTTGTGAAGAAAGTTGGAATGCCACAATTGCACAAATTGTTGAACAGCAAGGTAAACTTGATGTATTGGTGAATAATGCTGGCATTGGCATACCGGGTAATATTGAAGATCAAACTATGGATGAGTGGAAGCTTACCGAAAAAGTTAATGTTCACGGTGTGTTTTTAGGCATGCAGAAAACTATTGATGTGATGAAAGATAACGGTGGCGGTAGTATTGTTAATATCTCTTCAATTGATGGCCTAGTCGGGGATGCCATGGCAATTGCCTATAATGCTTCAAAAGGTTCGGTACGATTAATGACAAAATCGGCAGCATTACATTGTGCGAAAAGGCAGCACTCAATTCGAGTAAACTCGGTTCATCCGGGATATATCCTTACGCCATTAGTGCAAGACAAAATGCTTGAAGCAGATCCTGCTTGGCGTGATGAATATATCGAACAAAAAGTATCAAGAGTGCCTATGGGGGGCATGGGCGAGCCTGATGATATTGCTCATGGCTGTGTTTATCTTGCCTCGGATGAAGCAAAATATGTCACTGGTGCAGAAATTGTTATTGATGGTGGCTTTACTGCTGCCTAA
- a CDS encoding GlxA family transcriptional regulator, whose protein sequence is MKQDLSGVCIVATDGVFGLGIMQAKEMFYSASLRLALMQQKSAAKAEVSPLIEAFPVVIASPEGEAIKTYSGTAIQCDVALVENAQWDFIVLSHFWGDAEEQLEKNSKLITWLQAQNRHKTPIMAFGSGVFWLAQAGLLDGREATTYWHYLDDFKQRFPLVNWQAKASITQSDNLCCVAGVSSSADMLLHNIAKLCGVKVAQGISRDMLYDTRRTYDVPPLGLESQRQHSDQQILQIQNWLDLNYSEEFDFAQLVQQFGMSKRNFARRFQKATGNNPLQYLQELRLTMAKEMLIYSDNSIKHIALDVGYQDSSYFSAIFKRQMNMSPLIFRQQYRNKI, encoded by the coding sequence GTGAAACAAGATTTATCAGGCGTCTGTATTGTGGCGACGGATGGTGTATTTGGCCTGGGTATTATGCAAGCGAAAGAAATGTTCTACAGTGCAAGCTTGCGCCTTGCATTGATGCAACAAAAATCAGCCGCCAAAGCTGAAGTATCTCCTCTGATTGAAGCATTTCCTGTGGTCATTGCCAGCCCTGAAGGGGAAGCAATAAAAACCTATAGTGGTACGGCGATACAATGTGATGTGGCCTTAGTTGAAAATGCTCAATGGGATTTTATTGTGCTCAGCCACTTTTGGGGAGACGCTGAAGAACAACTTGAAAAGAATTCAAAATTAATTACTTGGTTACAAGCACAAAATCGTCATAAAACCCCAATCATGGCCTTTGGCAGTGGCGTATTTTGGCTGGCGCAAGCAGGTTTACTTGATGGTCGAGAGGCAACCACCTATTGGCATTATTTAGATGACTTCAAACAACGATTTCCATTGGTTAACTGGCAAGCGAAGGCATCAATCACTCAAAGTGATAATCTTTGTTGTGTTGCTGGTGTTTCTTCGTCTGCAGATATGCTGTTGCATAACATTGCCAAGTTATGTGGCGTTAAAGTCGCCCAGGGGATCAGCCGAGATATGTTATATGATACTCGTCGAACTTACGATGTACCGCCGTTAGGATTAGAGTCACAACGTCAACATAGTGACCAACAGATATTACAAATTCAAAATTGGCTGGATTTGAACTACAGCGAAGAATTTGATTTTGCTCAGTTAGTGCAACAGTTTGGGATGAGTAAGCGCAATTTTGCCCGCCGTTTTCAAAAAGCGACTGGCAATAACCCTCTGCAATATTTACAAGAACTGCGGCTGACAATGGCTAAAGAGATGCTGATTTACAGTGATAATAGTATTAAACATATTGCTTTGGATGTGGGTTATCAAGACAGTAGTTATTTTAGCGCTATTTTCAAACGCCAAATGAATATGTCTCCGCTTATTTTTCGTCAACAGTATAGAAATAAGATTTGA
- a CDS encoding DUF1254 domain-containing protein: MKLIQNLIGLAIATLIASSPVIAEETHKTRIGDLSFTNTFETGYPTDKTVETLFNEMDFQRATQAYIWSIPYVSFAQWQHTFTNDLGAKNGQIVLHETYRDKLGGLTYNTTTPYVLAFVHMEQDPWIVEIPEGDVRGQMSNMWQLGLAVITKPGKYLMVGPESKMPENTEGYEVVNFDTNTGFVGLRLMSTNANTRKTVLENIKIYPYSELENPQPRGYVETAERKYMAAHPRGIEYFKRLSDAINVNGPIHERDRLMMAMLKPLGIEKGKAFNPTPQQAKILTEAAFVGESMVKAIDFAGTDRLPLGHYADDSQWEVATTSPSDQRFENYDALDGRAAWFYEAVGNDVSMQGMTNGGWGQVYLTTYKDTDGDWIDGAENYKLHLPSKPPAKTFWSITVYETNTRTIIQNSTEKADLSSRHDLKVNKDGSIDLYFGPKAPKGMESNWIQTEAGRSWFPYFRFYSPEQSVVKGEWILPDIEKN, encoded by the coding sequence ATGAAACTAATACAGAATTTGATCGGCCTCGCTATTGCAACCTTGATTGCCTCATCACCGGTTATTGCCGAAGAAACACATAAGACTCGTATTGGCGATTTAAGCTTTACCAATACATTTGAAACTGGCTACCCAACAGATAAAACCGTTGAAACACTTTTTAATGAAATGGATTTCCAACGTGCAACCCAAGCGTATATTTGGTCTATTCCTTATGTTTCTTTTGCTCAATGGCAACATACATTTACTAATGATTTAGGTGCTAAGAATGGTCAAATAGTCCTGCACGAAACCTACCGTGATAAATTAGGCGGATTGACCTACAACACTACAACGCCTTATGTTTTAGCATTTGTTCATATGGAACAAGACCCATGGATTGTTGAAATTCCTGAAGGTGATGTACGTGGCCAAATGAGTAATATGTGGCAACTAGGCCTAGCTGTAATAACCAAACCGGGTAAATATTTGATGGTAGGTCCTGAATCTAAAATGCCTGAAAATACCGAAGGCTATGAAGTTGTTAATTTTGATACCAATACCGGTTTTGTTGGCTTGCGTTTAATGTCTACAAATGCGAACACTCGCAAGACGGTTCTTGAAAATATCAAAATATATCCATACTCAGAACTTGAAAACCCGCAACCACGTGGTTATGTTGAAACCGCAGAGCGTAAATATATGGCGGCACACCCTCGCGGTATTGAATATTTTAAGCGCTTATCTGATGCAATCAATGTTAATGGTCCAATTCATGAACGTGACCGTTTAATGATGGCTATGTTAAAGCCACTTGGTATTGAAAAAGGTAAAGCATTTAATCCAACGCCACAACAAGCCAAAATATTGACTGAAGCAGCATTCGTTGGTGAATCTATGGTAAAAGCAATAGATTTTGCAGGTACAGATCGTCTGCCATTAGGTCATTATGCAGATGACTCTCAATGGGAAGTTGCAACAACTTCACCTTCAGACCAGCGTTTTGAAAATTATGATGCCCTCGATGGACGTGCTGCCTGGTTTTATGAAGCGGTAGGTAATGATGTTTCAATGCAAGGCATGACCAATGGCGGTTGGGGTCAGGTATATTTAACTACTTACAAAGACACAGATGGTGATTGGATTGATGGCGCCGAAAACTACAAGTTACATTTACCATCAAAGCCACCAGCAAAAACATTCTGGTCAATCACGGTTTATGAAACCAATACTCGAACAATCATCCAAAATAGCACTGAAAAAGCCGACCTATCATCGCGCCATGATCTGAAAGTAAACAAAGATGGTTCTATTGATTTATATTTTGGTCCTAAAGCACCAAAAGGTATGGAAAGTAACTGGATACAAACTGAAGCTGGTCGTTCGTGGTTCCCGTATTTTCGTTTCTATTCTCCTGAACAATCAGTGGTTAAGGGTGAGTGGATATTGCCAGATATCGAAAAGAACTAA
- a CDS encoding helix-turn-helix domain-containing protein, with product MSEIPPKYTVTSVFLKPIRKILLDNLIDPARLLAKYHIPANALQQDDMEINHYNFANVLNETARLSGDDLVGFLMGKEFDLSNCGLAGVLISKQSMLFNIYPIINYIFNAQNRGAKHKLKVTTSHAYHYMDFLIDDVVDCDQIALLTLAGYHNAFRQLLGESWQLQKVLIRNPKVIDISRLQQYFNCPILLGQDMDALVFSPNLIYQDSSLVTFTSDRKLKMEIAAILHEFDDIDGLVIKYIEYLMPAGKANKAEVAKSLGVHARVLQNCLQERGLSFKSLLTQTRQTQAKKLLTETNLTIDDIAYALGYSSIGIFSRAFVSWMGCSPLKWRKQSKANN from the coding sequence ATGTCTGAAATACCGCCAAAGTATACGGTTACTAGTGTATTTTTAAAGCCAATAAGAAAAATATTGCTTGATAATCTAATCGATCCAGCACGATTACTGGCAAAATACCATATTCCTGCTAATGCATTACAGCAAGATGATATGGAAATTAACCATTATAACTTTGCTAATGTATTAAATGAAACAGCTCGTCTTTCAGGAGATGACCTAGTTGGTTTTTTGATGGGCAAGGAGTTTGATTTATCAAATTGCGGACTAGCCGGCGTGTTAATTTCTAAACAAAGTATGTTGTTTAATATCTACCCGATCATCAATTATATTTTTAATGCCCAAAATCGTGGCGCTAAACACAAGTTGAAAGTAACCACTTCCCATGCTTATCATTATATGGATTTCTTAATTGACGATGTAGTGGATTGTGATCAAATCGCGCTATTGACTTTAGCCGGATATCATAATGCTTTTCGTCAATTATTGGGGGAGAGTTGGCAATTACAAAAAGTACTGATCCGTAATCCTAAAGTTATTGATATCAGCCGTTTGCAGCAATATTTTAATTGTCCTATTTTACTCGGCCAAGACATGGATGCTTTAGTCTTTTCACCAAATCTCATCTACCAAGATTCGAGCTTAGTAACATTTACCAGTGATCGTAAGTTGAAAATGGAAATTGCTGCCATCTTGCATGAATTTGACGACATTGATGGTCTGGTAATCAAATATATTGAATATTTAATGCCTGCAGGCAAAGCTAATAAAGCTGAGGTAGCTAAATCTTTGGGTGTCCATGCGCGGGTATTACAAAATTGTTTGCAAGAACGAGGCTTAAGCTTTAAATCATTATTAACCCAAACCAGACAAACTCAGGCGAAAAAGTTATTAACAGAAACAAATTTAACAATTGATGATATTGCTTACGCCTTGGGGTATAGCAGTATTGGTATATTCAGCCGAGCGTTTGTCAGTTGGATGGGCTGTTCTCCATTAAAATGGCGTAAACAAAGCAAAGCCAACAATTAG
- a CDS encoding LysR family transcriptional regulator gives MANSSFNKADLNLLRSFMVLYQTQNTSRAAEVLNLSQSAVSRILQRLRGDFNDQLFIGTRNGLLPTARADSLAIELPILLEQLEKIYLNQQEFNPANLKGSIKISGVATALTALSSQLPGILGKQAPNLQFELDNWSSSTREQLLKGEVNIGIHLDMIDMPKQLLQREIGIDSFTLLTRKDHPLSGKKVSKEMLSEFPLAIYSIPDLNMTHSVVERLLQQDKIEMDVLYRTTQLDAMINLVSNSDVIFPGSKLCYHCFPEQLQPLNFEVANMPKLKLTIFYHARHQQNPLYKWLTSEITAILKPLLSNVQ, from the coding sequence ATGGCAAACAGCAGTTTTAATAAAGCAGATCTGAATTTGCTACGCAGTTTTATGGTGTTATATCAAACACAAAATACTAGCCGGGCAGCTGAGGTACTAAATTTAAGCCAGTCTGCGGTTAGTCGTATACTGCAAAGACTAAGGGGTGATTTTAATGATCAACTATTTATCGGTACACGCAATGGGTTATTACCAACAGCAAGAGCTGACAGCTTAGCGATTGAATTACCCATTTTGTTAGAGCAACTTGAAAAAATATATCTCAATCAACAAGAGTTTAACCCGGCAAATTTAAAAGGAAGTATAAAAATTTCTGGTGTAGCAACTGCATTAACTGCCCTTAGCTCACAATTACCAGGAATACTCGGCAAGCAAGCGCCAAACTTACAGTTCGAATTAGATAACTGGTCCAGTAGCACTCGTGAGCAACTGCTCAAAGGAGAAGTTAACATTGGTATTCATTTAGATATGATAGATATGCCAAAACAACTTTTGCAAAGGGAAATCGGTATCGATAGCTTTACACTACTTACACGAAAAGACCACCCTCTTTCGGGCAAAAAAGTTAGTAAAGAAATGCTAAGTGAATTTCCACTTGCGATCTATTCTATCCCTGACTTAAATATGACTCATTCTGTTGTAGAGCGATTATTACAACAAGATAAAATTGAAATGGACGTTCTTTACCGTACCACCCAACTCGATGCTATGATCAACTTAGTGAGCAATAGTGACGTAATATTTCCAGGCTCTAAACTTTGTTATCATTGCTTTCCAGAACAATTACAACCATTAAACTTTGAAGTTGCCAATATGCCAAAGCTTAAACTAACAATTTTTTATCATGCAAGGCACCAACAAAATCCACTGTATAAATGGTTAACAAGTGAAATTACAGCAATATTAAAGCCTTTGTTAAGCAATGTTCAATAA
- a CDS encoding AraC family transcriptional regulator — protein MKYVLPSIFLHPLKSLCIERYVDPSRILAQCNLPLSALHDTEMLIDHYAFSATLNTAANVMNEPLLGFYVGKQIQIAGVGFIGTLMTHQTMLMNVYPLLNYLFNAQERGTRHKLNISGKIASHYIEFLIEDKVDCHQLAQLALAGQHNIFKRIVGEQWQPTRVTFTSSKRIDVAQMQNYFNCPVLFNQKYDAIEFPAQILHQKLEPSLPINKSSKLKFAKLLHEFEDVAGLVSTFIESFLAQGYQDRINVAKSLGVHPRVLQSCLHERGVTYRGLVNRVRQKLAFELLAKTNLPITAIALQLGYNTASPFIRAFKQQQGITPDRWRHANLLN, from the coding sequence ATGAAATATGTATTACCTAGTATTTTTTTACATCCGCTAAAATCTTTATGCATTGAACGCTATGTCGACCCGAGCAGGATTTTAGCGCAATGTAATTTACCTTTGTCTGCTTTGCACGATACTGAAATGTTAATCGATCACTATGCGTTTAGCGCGACTTTAAACACGGCTGCTAACGTGATGAATGAACCTTTATTAGGCTTTTATGTGGGAAAACAAATACAAATAGCTGGTGTTGGATTTATTGGAACACTGATGACCCATCAAACTATGTTAATGAATGTGTACCCGTTGCTTAATTATTTATTTAATGCACAAGAGCGAGGAACGCGGCATAAATTAAATATTTCAGGGAAGATTGCCAGTCATTATATTGAATTTCTGATTGAGGATAAGGTCGACTGTCATCAACTTGCACAACTAGCCCTTGCCGGGCAGCATAATATTTTTAAGCGTATAGTAGGCGAACAATGGCAGCCTACTAGAGTCACGTTTACCTCAAGTAAGAGAATTGATGTTGCGCAAATGCAAAATTATTTTAATTGTCCAGTACTGTTTAATCAAAAGTACGATGCTATTGAATTTCCCGCCCAAATCTTACATCAAAAACTTGAACCATCATTACCAATCAACAAAAGTTCGAAACTGAAATTTGCCAAATTATTGCATGAATTTGAAGATGTAGCGGGGTTAGTCAGTACATTTATTGAATCTTTTTTAGCTCAAGGTTATCAAGATAGAATCAATGTGGCGAAATCACTGGGTGTACACCCGCGAGTATTACAAAGTTGTTTACATGAACGGGGGGTAACCTATAGAGGTCTGGTTAATAGAGTGAGGCAGAAACTAGCATTTGAGTTGTTAGCTAAAACTAATTTACCGATCACGGCCATTGCCTTACAGCTTGGTTATAATACTGCATCACCATTTATTAGGGCTTTTAAGCAGCAGCAAGGCATTACTCCCGACCGTTGGCGACATGCTAACCTATTGAATTAA
- a CDS encoding acyl-CoA dehydrogenase family protein, producing MIPRTLFDSDMELFRDTVRKFLSNEATPRHESWEAQKFVDRDFWLQAGEQGMLCPQLPEQYGGFGVDFRYNCIVDEEIGRAGLSGLTGFLMHSNIVCEYILHYGNEQQKQKYLPQMVSGEAIGALAMSEPGAGSDVKSIKTTAVDQGDHYLVNGSKTFITNGYCSDIIVVAVKTDPTEGKRGVSLIIVEAGMAGFEKGQKLNKAGSHACDTAELFFQDVKVPKENLLGEEGKGFYYLMNDLAQERLAVAVSGQAVAESILEQTIEYVQERKAFGKEVASFQNTRFKIAEMDTELSVARVYLDRCIELHLQKQLCGTEAAKLKLHITDLQCKVLDECVQLHGGYGYMWEYPVTRAWADSRAQRIYAGSNEIMKEIISREIFSR from the coding sequence ATGATCCCAAGAACCTTATTTGACTCTGATATGGAACTGTTTCGCGATACCGTTCGTAAATTCCTGAGCAACGAAGCTACCCCGCGGCACGAAAGCTGGGAAGCGCAAAAGTTTGTCGATAGAGACTTTTGGCTGCAAGCTGGAGAGCAGGGTATGTTATGTCCACAATTACCTGAACAATACGGTGGCTTTGGCGTTGATTTTCGTTATAACTGCATTGTTGATGAAGAGATTGGCCGTGCCGGTTTAAGCGGTTTAACCGGTTTTTTGATGCATTCAAATATTGTCTGCGAATATATTCTTCATTACGGTAATGAGCAGCAAAAACAAAAATATCTGCCACAAATGGTCAGTGGTGAGGCCATAGGTGCGCTTGCCATGAGTGAACCGGGTGCTGGCTCAGATGTAAAATCAATAAAAACTACGGCGGTTGATCAAGGTGATCATTACTTAGTTAATGGTTCAAAAACCTTCATCACTAATGGTTATTGCTCAGATATCATCGTTGTTGCCGTGAAAACAGATCCTACAGAAGGTAAACGTGGTGTTAGTCTGATCATTGTCGAAGCTGGTATGGCCGGTTTTGAAAAAGGCCAGAAGCTGAACAAAGCCGGCTCGCATGCTTGTGATACCGCAGAGCTGTTTTTCCAGGATGTAAAAGTACCGAAAGAGAACTTGTTAGGAGAAGAAGGCAAAGGTTTTTATTATTTGATGAATGATTTGGCGCAAGAACGTTTGGCCGTTGCCGTTAGTGGTCAGGCTGTTGCCGAGTCTATTCTTGAGCAGACCATTGAATATGTGCAAGAGCGTAAAGCATTTGGCAAAGAAGTTGCCAGTTTTCAAAATACCCGTTTTAAAATTGCCGAAATGGACACTGAACTTTCGGTAGCCCGTGTCTATTTGGATAGATGTATAGAGTTACACTTACAAAAGCAACTCTGTGGTACTGAAGCGGCCAAACTTAAGTTACATATAACCGACTTGCAATGTAAAGTGCTGGATGAGTGTGTACAGCTACATGGTGGCTACGGATATATGTGGGAATACCCAGTTACCCGGGCCTGGGCAGATTCGCGTGCGCAGCGTATCTATGCAGGCTCTAATGAGATCATGAAAGAGATAATTTCTCGTGAGATCTTTAGTCGATAA